One Hevea brasiliensis isolate MT/VB/25A 57/8 chromosome 5, ASM3005281v1, whole genome shotgun sequence genomic region harbors:
- the LOC110656563 gene encoding transcription factor-like protein DPB isoform X2: protein MVTGGSHQDDGDKNHPPAATVSRAGASRSWGTTTISGQSVSTSGSIGSPSSRSEQAMATPGSDSTFLRLNHLDIHADDAATQDAAANKKKKRGQRAAGADKSGRGLRQFSMKVCEKVESKGTTTYNEVADELVAEFADPSNSVSSPDQQQYDEKNIRRRVYDALNVLMALDIISKDKKEIQWKGLPRTSLSDIEELKAERLGLRNRIEKKTAYLQELEEQYIGLQNLIHRNEQLYGSENAPSGGVSLPFILVQTRPHATVEVEISEDMQLVHFDFNSTPFELHDDNYVLKAMKFCERPQSDDMAPNLANDGGEGSSMSNMFQQQIHSSPGKNTPIRPPTSPPIPGIIKARVKHEH from the exons ATGGTCACTGGTGGGTCACACCAGGATGATGGGGACAAGAACCACCCTCCCGCTGCCACAGTTTCTAGAGCCGGCGCCAGCAGGTCTTGGGGCACCACTACTATCTCCGGTCAATCGGTTTCCACCAGTGGCAGCATCGGTTCCCCTTCCAGCCGGAGTGAGCAGGCCATGGCCACGCCCGGCAGTGACAGCACTTTTCTTAGGCTGAACCATCTTGACATTCACGCTGACGATGCCGCCACCCAAGATGCCGCTGC taacaagaagaagaagcgagGTCAAAGGGCAGCTGGAGCTGATAAGAGTGGTAGAGGACTCCGCCAATTTAGTATGAAAG tgtgtgaaaaaGTGGAAAGCAAGGGAACAACTACTTACAATGAG GTTGCAGATGAACTTGTAGCAGAGTTTGCTGACCCTAGCAACAGTGTTTCATCTCCTGATCAG CAACAATATGATGAGAAAAACATACGGCGAAGGGTATATGATGCCCTGAATGTACTCATGGCGTTGGATATCATATCTAAGGATAAAAAAGAAATACAATGGAAAGGTCTTCCTCGAACTAGCCTGAGTGATATTGAAGAATTAAAG GCTGAACGTCTTGGATTGAGAAATAGAATTGAGAAGAAAACTGCCTATTTGCAAGAACTGGAGGAGCAA TACATAGGTCTTCAGAACCTGATACATCGAAATGAACAACTGTACGGCTCAGAGAACGCTCCCAGTGGGGGTGTGTCTTTACCTTTTATTTTGGTTCAG ACACGCCCTCATGCAACTGTTGAAGTGGAAATATCAGAAGATATGCAGCTGGTGCATTTTGACTTTAATAG CACCCCTTTTGAGCTGCATGATGATAATTATGTTCTCAAGGCAATGAAATTTTGTGAGAGACCACAGAGTGATGATATGGCACCCAATCTAGCTAATGACGGGGGTGAAGGTTCTAGCATGTCCAACATGTTCCAACAACAAATCCATTCTTCTCCAGGAAAAAACACACCAATTAGGCCACCCACCTCACCGCCAATTCCTGGAATTATAAAAGCACGTGTTAAGCATGAGCATTGA
- the LOC110656563 gene encoding transcription factor-like protein DPB isoform X1 — MVTGGSHQDDGDKNHPPAATVSRAGASRSWGTTTISGQSVSTSGSIGSPSSRSEQAMATPGSDSTFLRLNHLDIHADDAATQDAAANKKKKRGQRAAGADKSGRGLRQFSMKVCEKVESKGTTTYNEVADELVAEFADPSNSVSSPDQQQQYDEKNIRRRVYDALNVLMALDIISKDKKEIQWKGLPRTSLSDIEELKAERLGLRNRIEKKTAYLQELEEQYIGLQNLIHRNEQLYGSENAPSGGVSLPFILVQTRPHATVEVEISEDMQLVHFDFNSTPFELHDDNYVLKAMKFCERPQSDDMAPNLANDGGEGSSMSNMFQQQIHSSPGKNTPIRPPTSPPIPGIIKARVKHEH, encoded by the exons ATGGTCACTGGTGGGTCACACCAGGATGATGGGGACAAGAACCACCCTCCCGCTGCCACAGTTTCTAGAGCCGGCGCCAGCAGGTCTTGGGGCACCACTACTATCTCCGGTCAATCGGTTTCCACCAGTGGCAGCATCGGTTCCCCTTCCAGCCGGAGTGAGCAGGCCATGGCCACGCCCGGCAGTGACAGCACTTTTCTTAGGCTGAACCATCTTGACATTCACGCTGACGATGCCGCCACCCAAGATGCCGCTGC taacaagaagaagaagcgagGTCAAAGGGCAGCTGGAGCTGATAAGAGTGGTAGAGGACTCCGCCAATTTAGTATGAAAG tgtgtgaaaaaGTGGAAAGCAAGGGAACAACTACTTACAATGAG GTTGCAGATGAACTTGTAGCAGAGTTTGCTGACCCTAGCAACAGTGTTTCATCTCCTGATCAG CAGCAACAATATGATGAGAAAAACATACGGCGAAGGGTATATGATGCCCTGAATGTACTCATGGCGTTGGATATCATATCTAAGGATAAAAAAGAAATACAATGGAAAGGTCTTCCTCGAACTAGCCTGAGTGATATTGAAGAATTAAAG GCTGAACGTCTTGGATTGAGAAATAGAATTGAGAAGAAAACTGCCTATTTGCAAGAACTGGAGGAGCAA TACATAGGTCTTCAGAACCTGATACATCGAAATGAACAACTGTACGGCTCAGAGAACGCTCCCAGTGGGGGTGTGTCTTTACCTTTTATTTTGGTTCAG ACACGCCCTCATGCAACTGTTGAAGTGGAAATATCAGAAGATATGCAGCTGGTGCATTTTGACTTTAATAG CACCCCTTTTGAGCTGCATGATGATAATTATGTTCTCAAGGCAATGAAATTTTGTGAGAGACCACAGAGTGATGATATGGCACCCAATCTAGCTAATGACGGGGGTGAAGGTTCTAGCATGTCCAACATGTTCCAACAACAAATCCATTCTTCTCCAGGAAAAAACACACCAATTAGGCCACCCACCTCACCGCCAATTCCTGGAATTATAAAAGCACGTGTTAAGCATGAGCATTGA